The Nitrospira sp. genome includes a region encoding these proteins:
- the iscU gene encoding Fe-S cluster assembly scaffold IscU, protein MAYSDKVVDHFTHPRNMGSFPKEDPQVGTGMVGAPECGDVMKLQIKVQDDTIVDAKFKTFGCGSAIASSSLATEWLKGKTLADAAKIRNTDIVQELNLPPVKIHCSVLAEDAIKAALTDFQQKQHAGLTAVVQQIMVVQP, encoded by the coding sequence ATGGCATACAGCGACAAGGTCGTGGATCATTTCACTCATCCCCGCAATATGGGGAGTTTTCCGAAAGAGGATCCCCAGGTCGGCACCGGCATGGTCGGAGCGCCGGAGTGCGGCGACGTGATGAAGCTTCAGATTAAGGTCCAGGACGATACGATCGTCGACGCAAAGTTCAAGACGTTCGGCTGTGGATCCGCCATCGCGAGTTCAAGTTTGGCTACGGAATGGCTGAAAGGGAAAACGCTCGCAGACGCGGCCAAGATCAGGAACACGGACATTGTGCAAGAGCTGAATCTGCCACCGGTCAAGATTCACTGCTCTGTTCTAGCAGAAGATGCCATCAAGGCCGCCTTAACGGATTTCCAACAGAAGCAGCATGCCGGTCTGACGGCAGTGGTGCAGCAGATAATGGTGGTGCAACCCTAA
- a CDS encoding YfhL family 4Fe-4S dicluster ferredoxin codes for MALLITDDCISCGAYLPECPNEAIFETRSGAEANGNHVGDGQGVGDNIYVITHERCTECVGHFDEPQCAAVCPVDNCCISDPAYPESKAVLLERATRLNPDKKIHPNKVWTGVRG; via the coding sequence ATGGCACTACTCATCACGGATGACTGTATTTCTTGCGGAGCCTATTTACCGGAGTGCCCCAACGAAGCCATTTTTGAGACACGTAGCGGTGCCGAAGCCAATGGTAACCACGTCGGCGATGGGCAAGGTGTCGGCGATAATATCTATGTGATCACTCACGAGCGCTGCACGGAGTGTGTCGGCCATTTCGACGAGCCGCAATGCGCGGCAGTATGCCCGGTTGACAACTGTTGTATTTCAGACCCGGCTTACCCTGAATCGAAAGCGGTTCTACTTGAACGAGCCACACGCCTCAATCCAGACAAAAAGATCCACCCCAATAAGGTCTGGACCGGAGTTCGTGGATGA